A part of Pantoea vagans genomic DNA contains:
- a CDS encoding electron transport complex subunit E, whose product MSEAKSLLVGGLWKNNSALVQLLGLCPLLAVTATATNALGLGLATTLVLTLTNSFISASRRWVPSEIRIPIYVMIIASVVSCVQMLINAYAYGLYQSLGIFIPLIVTNCIVVGRAEAVASKSSIPLSALDGFAIGMGATCAMVVLGSLREIIGSGTLFNGADQLLGPWAKSLRIEVVHFDSPMLLAMLPPGAFIGLGMMLACKYLIDQKMKQRAALSAQAAETAAPQNAVGKPV is encoded by the coding sequence ATGAGTGAAGCTAAAAGTCTGCTGGTTGGTGGATTGTGGAAGAACAACTCGGCACTGGTGCAGCTGCTGGGTCTCTGCCCGCTGCTGGCGGTCACCGCGACCGCCACTAACGCGCTGGGTTTAGGCCTTGCCACCACGCTGGTGCTGACCCTGACCAACAGTTTTATTTCCGCCTCGCGCCGCTGGGTCCCATCGGAAATCCGTATCCCGATTTATGTGATGATCATCGCCTCGGTGGTGAGCTGCGTGCAGATGCTGATCAACGCCTATGCCTACGGTCTTTATCAGTCGCTGGGGATTTTTATCCCGCTGATCGTGACCAACTGCATCGTGGTGGGCCGTGCTGAAGCCGTCGCCTCTAAAAGCAGCATCCCGCTCTCGGCGCTGGATGGCTTTGCCATCGGCATGGGCGCAACCTGCGCCATGGTGGTGCTGGGTTCGCTGCGCGAAATTATCGGCAGCGGCACGCTGTTTAACGGTGCCGATCAGCTGCTTGGCCCGTGGGCGAAATCGCTGCGTATCGAAGTGGTTCATTTCGACTCACCGATGCTGCTGGCCATGCTGCCGCCTGGCGCGTTTATCGGCCTGGGCATGATGCTGGCGTGCAAATACCTGATCGATCAGAAAATGAAACAGCGTGCAGCGCTAAGTGCTCAGGCGGCTGAAACCGCTGCGCCTCAGAACGCCGTCGGGAAGCCTGTGTGA
- the rsxA gene encoding electron transport complex subunit RsxA, with protein MTDYLLLFVGTVLVNNFVLVKFLGLCPFMGVSKKLETAIGMGLATTFVITLASICAWLVNHLILLPLDLVYLRTMAYILVIAVVVQFTEMVVRKTSPSLYRLLGIFLPLITTNCAVLGVPLLSVNLNHTFMQAALYGFSASIGFSLVMVLFAGMRERLVLANVPAPFKGNSIALITAGLMALAFMGFSGLVKF; from the coding sequence ATGACCGATTATCTGCTTCTCTTTGTTGGCACCGTGCTGGTGAATAACTTCGTATTAGTGAAGTTTCTCGGCCTCTGTCCTTTTATGGGCGTTTCCAAAAAACTGGAAACGGCGATTGGCATGGGCCTCGCCACGACATTCGTGATTACGCTGGCCTCTATCTGCGCGTGGCTGGTCAACCATCTGATCCTGCTGCCGCTGGATCTGGTCTATCTGCGCACCATGGCCTATATCCTGGTGATCGCTGTCGTCGTACAGTTCACCGAAATGGTGGTGCGTAAAACCAGTCCGTCGCTCTATCGTTTACTGGGTATCTTCCTGCCGCTGATCACCACCAACTGTGCGGTGCTGGGCGTGCCTCTGCTGAGCGTTAACCTCAACCACACCTTTATGCAGGCCGCGCTGTATGGTTTCAGTGCCTCTATCGGCTTCTCGCTGGTGATGGTGCTGTTCGCCGGGATGCGTGAGCGTCTGGTGCTGGCCAATGTGCCTGCCCCGTTTAAAGGCAACTCCATTGCCCTGATTACCGCGGGCCTGATGGCGCTGGCGTTTATGGGCTTCAGCGGTCTGGTGAAATTCTGA
- the ydgT gene encoding transcription modulator YdgT has protein sequence MTAHDYLLKFRKVNNSDSLEKLFDHLNYSLTNDMEIINMYRAADHRRAELVSGGRLYDLGCVPKTVWRYVV, from the coding sequence ATGACTGCGCACGATTACCTGCTTAAATTCCGCAAAGTAAATAATTCAGACAGTCTGGAAAAGCTTTTCGATCACCTTAACTACTCCCTTACAAATGATATGGAAATCATCAATATGTATCGGGCTGCCGATCATCGTCGTGCCGAACTGGTTTCTGGCGGACGGTTATATGATCTTGGCTGTGTCCCTAAAACGGTGTGGCGCTACGTGGTCTGA
- the rsxC gene encoding electron transport complex subunit RsxC — protein MLNLFNFLKKEKVWDFQGGIHPPEMKTQSNGTPLSELPLPHRFIIPLKQHIGHEGEICVAPGEKVLRGQPLTFGTGRMLPVHAPTSGVIEDIGQHMTAHPSGLSELCIFLTPDGEDRWMPLDPLPDYRQHPRADIVQRIHDAGIAGLGGAGFPTATKLKGGLRGVKTLIINAAECEPYITADDRLMQDYAAEVLEGSRILAWVLQAERVLIGIEDNKPEAIAALKQALGSERDLQIRVIPTKYPSGGAKQLTRILTGMEVPHGGRSTDIGVLMQNVGTAWAVKRAIINGEPITERVVTLTGEAIAQPRNVWSRLGTPISHLLHQVGFTPAPRQMVIMGGPLMGFTLPSLDVPVVKITNCILAPSASEMGNNDEEQSCIRCSACADACPAKLLPQQLYWYSQGGDHDKARAHHIDDCIECGACAYVCPSNIPLVQYYRQEKAELRAIDLEAKRTLEAKARFEARQARLEREKQAREARHEEAKQRVARTDTSELAAAKARVKARQAAKPDEATLEAQREARHAQARLRQAEAQAETQPVTRQSVDPRKAAVEAAIARAKAKKVSPADTAADASVDPRKAAVEAAVARAKAKKAAQAESTHATAPAASESVSEAAPDATAETDPRKAAVQAAIARAKAKKAAKAESADATATAASMSVTEAAAETDPRKDAVQAAIAGAKAKKAAQAEGADATATAAPESVTEAATETDPRKAAVQAAIARAKAKKAAQAEGADTTTPAASESVTDALPDATAETDPRKAAVQAAIARAKAKKAAQAKGADVTAPAASESVTDAVPDAAAETDPRKAAVQAAIARAKAKKAAQAESADTAASQSVTDAAPDAAAEAAPDAAVETDPRKAAVQAAIARAKAKKAAQAESDADAASRDAAALATAAHFAVEKAEQAQEQANNANAEPEQAPELNQPDDARKAAIAAAIARAKARKAQSSTTLED, from the coding sequence ATGCTTAATCTGTTTAACTTCCTGAAAAAAGAGAAGGTCTGGGATTTTCAGGGCGGTATCCATCCGCCGGAAATGAAAACCCAGTCCAACGGCACGCCGCTTAGCGAACTGCCGCTGCCGCACCGGTTTATTATCCCGCTGAAACAGCATATCGGCCATGAAGGTGAGATCTGCGTTGCGCCCGGCGAGAAAGTGCTGCGCGGTCAGCCCCTGACCTTTGGTACCGGCCGCATGCTGCCGGTCCATGCGCCCACCTCTGGCGTGATTGAGGATATCGGTCAGCATATGACCGCGCACCCGTCGGGCCTGTCCGAACTTTGCATCTTCCTGACGCCGGATGGTGAAGACCGCTGGATGCCGCTCGATCCGCTGCCAGACTACCGTCAGCATCCGCGCGCCGACATCGTGCAGCGAATTCACGATGCGGGCATTGCGGGTCTGGGCGGCGCGGGCTTCCCGACCGCCACCAAACTGAAAGGCGGCCTGCGCGGGGTTAAAACCCTGATTATCAATGCGGCAGAGTGTGAACCTTACATCACCGCTGACGATCGCCTGATGCAGGACTACGCCGCCGAAGTGCTGGAAGGCAGCCGCATTCTCGCCTGGGTTTTACAGGCTGAGCGGGTGTTGATTGGCATTGAAGATAATAAACCTGAAGCGATCGCCGCGCTGAAACAGGCGCTGGGTAGCGAGCGCGATCTGCAAATCAGGGTGATCCCGACCAAATATCCTTCCGGCGGTGCCAAGCAGTTGACCCGCATTCTGACCGGCATGGAAGTGCCACACGGCGGACGCTCAACCGATATCGGCGTGCTGATGCAGAACGTCGGTACCGCCTGGGCCGTTAAGCGGGCCATCATCAACGGTGAACCGATCACCGAACGCGTGGTGACACTGACCGGCGAGGCGATTGCCCAGCCGCGTAACGTCTGGAGTCGTCTTGGCACGCCAATCAGCCATCTGCTGCATCAGGTCGGATTTACGCCTGCGCCGCGTCAGATGGTGATCATGGGCGGTCCGCTGATGGGCTTTACCCTGCCATCGCTGGATGTGCCGGTGGTGAAGATCACCAACTGTATTCTTGCGCCCTCTGCCAGTGAGATGGGCAACAATGACGAAGAGCAGTCCTGCATACGCTGTTCCGCCTGTGCCGATGCCTGTCCGGCCAAACTGCTGCCGCAGCAGCTTTACTGGTACAGCCAGGGCGGCGATCACGATAAAGCGCGTGCCCACCATATCGATGACTGCATCGAATGCGGTGCCTGTGCCTATGTCTGCCCGAGTAATATCCCGCTGGTGCAATATTACCGTCAGGAAAAAGCGGAACTGCGCGCCATCGATCTGGAAGCGAAACGCACGCTGGAGGCCAAAGCCCGCTTCGAAGCGCGTCAGGCGCGCCTGGAGCGTGAAAAACAGGCCCGTGAAGCGCGTCATGAAGAGGCGAAACAGCGAGTTGCCCGCACCGATACCAGTGAGCTGGCAGCAGCCAAAGCGCGGGTGAAAGCCCGTCAGGCCGCTAAACCGGATGAAGCGACGCTTGAAGCGCAGCGTGAAGCCCGCCATGCGCAGGCGCGTCTGCGTCAGGCTGAGGCGCAGGCTGAAACCCAGCCGGTAACGCGTCAGTCAGTCGATCCGCGTAAAGCGGCGGTTGAAGCCGCGATTGCAAGGGCAAAAGCGAAGAAAGTCTCACCGGCTGATACAGCAGCTGACGCCAGTGTCGATCCGCGTAAAGCCGCCGTCGAGGCCGCTGTAGCGCGCGCCAAAGCGAAGAAAGCGGCTCAGGCGGAAAGCACTCATGCGACGGCTCCGGCTGCATCGGAGAGTGTTTCAGAAGCCGCACCAGACGCCACTGCTGAAACCGACCCGCGTAAAGCCGCGGTTCAGGCCGCTATCGCCCGCGCCAAAGCGAAGAAAGCGGCTAAGGCGGAAAGCGCTGATGCGACGGCTACGGCTGCATCGATGAGTGTTACAGAAGCCGCCGCCGAAACCGATCCACGTAAAGACGCAGTACAGGCCGCTATCGCAGGTGCCAAAGCGAAGAAAGCGGCACAGGCTGAAGGCGCTGATGCGACGGCTACGGCTGCACCGGAGAGCGTTACAGAAGCTGCCACTGAAACCGACCCGCGTAAAGCCGCGGTTCAGGCCGCTATCGCCCGCGCCAAAGCGAAGAAAGCGGCCCAGGCTGAAGGCGCTGATACAACGACTCCGGCTGCATCGGAGAGTGTTACTGACGCTTTGCCGGACGCCACTGCTGAAACCGACCCGCGTAAAGCCGCGGTTCAGGCCGCTATCGCCCGTGCCAAAGCGAAGAAAGCAGCTCAGGCGAAAGGCGCTGATGTGACGGCTCCGGCTGCATCGGAGAGCGTTACTGACGCCGTGCCGGACGCTGCTGCTGAAACCGACCCACGTAAAGCCGCGGTTCAGGCCGCTATCGCCCGTGCCAAAGCGAAGAAAGCGGCACAGGCTGAAAGCGCTGATACTGCAGCGTCGCAGAGCGTGACTGACGCCGCGCCGGACGCTGCTGCTGAAGCTGCACCGGACGCCGCCGTGGAAACCGACCCACGCAAAGCCGCCGTTCAGGCCGCTATCGCCCGTGCCAAAGCGAAGAAAGCGGCGCAGGCTGAAAGTGACGCCGATGCCGCTTCGCGTGATGCCGCAGCGCTCGCCACCGCCGCACACTTTGCAGTAGAGAAAGCGGAACAGGCGCAGGAGCAGGCAAATAACGCCAATGCTGAACCTGAACAGGCACCTGAACTGAATCAACCTGATGATGCGCGCAAGGCCGCTATTGCCGCCGCCATCGCCCGTGCCAAAGCGCGTAAAGCGCAGTCGTCTACGACGCTTGAGGATTAA
- the nth gene encoding endonuclease III — protein sequence MNHTKRTEILHRLQQNNPHPTTELNFSSPFELLIAVLLSAQATDVSVNKATAKLYPVANTPAAMLALGVDGVKEYIKTIGLFNSKAENVIKTCRILLEQHNGEVPEDRAALEALPGVGRKTANVVLNTAFGWPTIAVDTHIFRVSNRTKFAPGKNVEEVEQKLLKVVPAAYKVDCHHWLILHGRYTCVARKPRCGSCLIEDLCEYPDKVE from the coding sequence GTGAATCATACCAAACGCACCGAAATCCTTCACCGGCTGCAGCAGAACAATCCGCATCCGACCACCGAGCTGAACTTCAGCTCGCCGTTTGAGCTGCTGATTGCGGTACTGCTCTCGGCGCAGGCGACCGATGTCAGCGTGAACAAGGCCACCGCAAAGCTCTATCCGGTGGCCAACACGCCCGCTGCGATGCTGGCGCTGGGCGTGGATGGCGTAAAGGAATACATCAAAACCATCGGCCTGTTTAACAGCAAAGCGGAAAATGTGATTAAGACCTGCCGCATTCTGCTGGAGCAGCACAACGGCGAAGTGCCGGAAGATCGTGCGGCGCTGGAAGCCCTGCCCGGTGTAGGCCGTAAAACCGCTAATGTGGTGCTCAATACCGCCTTTGGCTGGCCGACGATTGCCGTTGATACCCATATTTTTCGCGTCAGTAACCGCACGAAATTTGCGCCGGGTAAGAATGTGGAAGAGGTGGAACAGAAGCTGCTGAAGGTGGTTCCGGCTGCCTATAAGGTTGACTGTCACCACTGGCTGATTCTGCACGGCCGCTACACCTGCGTGGCGCGCAAACCGCGCTGCGGCTCCTGCCTGATTGAAGACCTCTGCGAGTATCCCGACAAAGTTGAGTGA
- a CDS encoding MFS transporter, producing MDSALSPQHDELIASAIKKFFTHIIPMLVVMLIINQIDRANIGFIKAELRTDAGISAAAFGLGAGLFFIGYALFEVPSNLMMKRFGARVWLTRIMITWGLVVVLTGFVTSPIQFYLLRFLLGVAEAGFFPGVLFYFRQWVPNAWRGRATAMVLSATAGAFLFSGPITGAILMMHNFLGIAGWKWVMFLEGGASVLVGILAAWVLVSRPADARWLSDAEKQALVQQLNSEEAQRDALNREPGKMSLLRNRSLLFFCAIFFTMTMTGYTLVFWLPQIIQRIQGFSSFGIGILTAVPWLCAIIAINLLSRFSDRHRDRLDKALGVAMLVAACGTFMATLGSPWFGFLAMIVACIGSKVSATFFWPMPQGELPASIVAPGIALVNSVGNLGGFFAPTVFGYLEMKTGSTTGGLYALTSVSLLTGLWLLLRRRPSPPSLDPMENHHVRQSSH from the coding sequence ATGGATAGCGCCTTGTCCCCGCAGCACGATGAGCTGATCGCCTCCGCCATCAAAAAATTCTTCACCCATATCATCCCGATGCTGGTGGTGATGCTGATCATTAATCAGATCGACCGCGCCAACATTGGCTTTATTAAAGCCGAACTGCGTACCGATGCCGGGATCAGCGCCGCCGCCTTTGGTCTGGGTGCGGGCCTCTTTTTCATTGGTTATGCGCTGTTTGAAGTGCCGAGTAATCTGATGATGAAACGCTTTGGCGCACGCGTCTGGCTGACACGCATCATGATTACCTGGGGATTGGTGGTGGTCCTGACCGGATTCGTCACCTCACCCATTCAGTTTTACCTGCTGCGCTTCTTACTCGGCGTCGCCGAAGCGGGCTTCTTTCCCGGCGTGCTGTTCTATTTCCGTCAGTGGGTGCCGAATGCCTGGCGCGGCCGGGCTACCGCGATGGTCCTGAGTGCCACGGCTGGCGCCTTTCTCTTCTCCGGTCCGATCACGGGTGCCATCCTGATGATGCACAACTTTCTGGGGATAGCGGGCTGGAAATGGGTGATGTTCCTTGAAGGCGGCGCCTCGGTGCTGGTCGGGATCCTCGCCGCCTGGGTGCTGGTATCGCGTCCTGCTGATGCGCGCTGGCTGAGTGATGCAGAGAAACAGGCGCTGGTGCAGCAGCTGAACAGTGAAGAGGCACAGCGTGACGCGCTTAATCGCGAGCCGGGCAAAATGTCGCTGTTACGCAATCGCAGCCTGCTGTTCTTCTGCGCAATCTTCTTCACCATGACCATGACCGGTTATACGCTGGTGTTCTGGCTGCCGCAGATTATTCAACGCATTCAGGGATTCAGCAGTTTTGGCATCGGGATTCTCACCGCCGTGCCCTGGCTGTGCGCCATTATCGCCATCAACCTGCTGAGCCGCTTTTCAGACCGCCACCGTGACAGACTCGATAAAGCGCTGGGCGTTGCCATGCTGGTCGCCGCCTGTGGCACCTTTATGGCCACGCTGGGTTCCCCGTGGTTTGGATTCCTTGCGATGATCGTGGCCTGTATCGGCTCCAAAGTCAGCGCCACCTTTTTCTGGCCGATGCCGCAGGGAGAACTGCCCGCCTCGATTGTCGCACCGGGCATTGCGCTGGTGAATTCTGTTGGCAATCTTGGCGGCTTCTTCGCACCGACGGTGTTTGGCTATCTGGAGATGAAGACCGGTTCCACTACCGGCGGCCTCTATGCGCTGACCAGCGTTTCGCTGCTGACCGGGCTGTGGCTGCTGCTGCGCCGCAGGCCATCCCCGCCTTCCCTTGATCCTATGGAGAATCACCATGTCAGACAGTCCAGTCATTAA
- the rsxD gene encoding electron transport complex subunit RsxD, translating into MAFRIASSPYTHNRRSTGNIMLLVVLAAVPGFAAQCYFFGYGTVLQVLLATLTAWLTEAAILRLRKAPVASTLADNSALLTAILIGISLPPLAPWWLVVIGTLFAVVIAKQLYGGLGQNPFNPAMVGYVVLLISFPVQMTSWLPPDTLQAIKPGLMDSLSMVFQGHTLAGDTMQQLQMGVDGISQATPLDTFKTGLRAGHSAEHLLAQPIYSGVLAGLGWQWVNVGYLAGGLFLLWKSAIRWHIPAAMLLSLAFCATLGWFFSPESLNSPLIHLFSGATMLGAFFIATDPVTASTTNRGRLVYGALIGLLVWLIRSFGGYPDGVAFAVLLANICVPLIDYYTQPRVYGHQKD; encoded by the coding sequence ATGGCTTTTCGTATCGCAAGTTCTCCTTATACCCATAACCGCCGCAGTACCGGCAACATCATGCTGCTGGTGGTGCTGGCGGCGGTGCCAGGTTTTGCTGCACAGTGTTATTTCTTTGGCTACGGCACCGTTTTACAGGTCTTACTGGCGACCCTTACCGCCTGGCTGACCGAGGCGGCGATCCTGCGTCTGCGTAAAGCACCGGTTGCCAGCACGCTGGCGGATAATTCGGCGTTGCTGACCGCCATCCTGATCGGTATCAGCCTGCCGCCGCTGGCCCCCTGGTGGCTGGTGGTGATTGGTACGCTGTTCGCGGTGGTCATTGCCAAACAGCTCTATGGCGGACTGGGCCAGAACCCGTTTAACCCGGCGATGGTTGGCTATGTAGTGCTGCTGATCTCCTTCCCGGTGCAGATGACCAGCTGGCTGCCACCTGACACGCTACAGGCGATTAAACCCGGCCTGATGGACAGTCTGAGCATGGTGTTCCAGGGCCACACGCTGGCGGGTGACACCATGCAGCAATTGCAGATGGGTGTGGATGGCATCAGCCAGGCGACGCCGCTGGATACCTTTAAAACCGGCTTACGTGCCGGTCACAGTGCCGAACATCTGCTGGCGCAGCCGATTTACAGCGGCGTGCTGGCCGGGCTCGGCTGGCAGTGGGTGAACGTCGGTTATCTGGCGGGCGGCCTGTTCCTGCTGTGGAAGAGTGCGATTCGCTGGCATATCCCGGCCGCTATGCTGCTGTCACTGGCGTTCTGCGCCACGCTGGGCTGGTTCTTCTCACCGGAATCACTGAACAGCCCGCTGATTCATCTTTTCTCGGGCGCCACCATGCTGGGGGCGTTCTTTATCGCTACGGACCCGGTAACCGCGTCGACCACCAATCGTGGTCGTCTGGTCTATGGCGCGCTGATCGGCCTGCTTGTCTGGCTGATCCGCAGCTTTGGCGGCTATCCTGACGGCGTGGCGTTTGCTGTGCTGCTTGCCAACATCTGCGTGCCGCTCATCGATTACTACACCCAGCCGCGCGTTTACGGCCATCAGAAGGATTAA
- the rsxB gene encoding electron transport complex subunit RsxB, with product MTAIWIAVAVLSALSLVFGALLGYASRRFEVEEDPIVEQIDAILPQSQCGQCGYPGCRPYADAVGNNGEAINKCAPGGEQTMLKLAALLNVEPQPIDGDETAKEPVRTVAFIDEANCIGCTKCIQACPVDAIVGATRAMHTVLSDVCTGCDLCVAPCPTDCIEMRPVATTPANWKWDLNTIPVRVIPVETHA from the coding sequence ATGACCGCGATCTGGATTGCTGTTGCCGTATTAAGTGCCCTGAGCCTGGTGTTCGGCGCCCTGCTGGGTTACGCCTCGCGCCGCTTTGAGGTCGAAGAAGACCCTATCGTTGAGCAGATTGATGCCATTCTGCCGCAGAGCCAGTGCGGCCAGTGCGGCTACCCTGGCTGCCGTCCCTACGCTGATGCGGTCGGCAACAACGGTGAAGCAATCAATAAATGCGCGCCGGGCGGTGAACAGACCATGCTCAAGCTGGCTGCGCTGCTTAACGTTGAACCGCAGCCGATTGATGGCGATGAAACGGCAAAAGAGCCGGTGCGTACTGTGGCGTTTATCGACGAAGCCAACTGCATTGGCTGCACCAAATGTATTCAGGCCTGTCCGGTGGATGCGATTGTCGGCGCAACCCGCGCCATGCACACCGTGCTGAGCGATGTCTGCACCGGCTGCGATCTCTGTGTCGCACCCTGCCCGACTGACTGTATTGAAATGCGTCCGGTCGCCACCACGCCAGCTAACTGGAAGTGGGATTTGAATACCATTCCTGTACGGGTGATCCCGGTAGAAACTCATGCTTAA
- a CDS encoding DUF2569 domain-containing protein has product MNEQVAAPRIGGWLLLPLAWLIMTLLTTVLVLAMYLTPLFNPEWRVALFSHGSTLLSYWAISLLTAVAVWAYSLWISWLFFKRSRRLPRHYLLWLLITVLLALKTFAFTPVADSRALQTLLLSLLAAAIFAPYFKRSKRVKTTFIAP; this is encoded by the coding sequence ATGAATGAACAGGTTGCTGCGCCGCGTATTGGTGGCTGGCTTTTGCTGCCGCTGGCCTGGCTGATAATGACCCTGTTAACCACCGTTCTGGTGCTGGCGATGTATCTGACCCCCCTCTTTAATCCGGAATGGCGTGTGGCGCTGTTTTCACACGGCAGCACTCTGCTCTCTTACTGGGCCATTTCGCTGCTTACCGCCGTGGCGGTCTGGGCCTACAGCCTCTGGATCAGCTGGCTTTTCTTTAAGCGCTCGCGCCGTTTGCCGCGCCACTATCTGCTCTGGCTGCTGATAACCGTGCTGCTGGCGCTGAAAACCTTTGCCTTCACGCCGGTTGCCGATAGCCGTGCTCTCCAGACGTTACTGCTGTCACTGCTCGCGGCGGCGATATTTGCGCCCTATTTCAAACGCTCAAAGCGGGTAAAAACCACCTTTATCGCGCCGTAA
- a CDS encoding HPP family protein has translation MKKSPSAGRYPLRLFLARLWPHPLAVSKKHMVIAGLGAGIGLVLTSLLSHWMLGELNLWFVAPVGASAVLLFGLPASPLAQPWAIVGGNSLSALAGVTVSQLIPDPAIACGVAACVAILLMFQLRCLHPPGGAVALTAILGGPSVQQLGYQFVLTPVLLNSLTLALLALLFNNLAGRRYPHPLAPEEVKPEPVDVPVPLTRADLHQALQGGELLDIDEDDLQALLLRAEEIAQRRQFSG, from the coding sequence ATGAAGAAAAGTCCTTCTGCTGGAAGGTATCCCCTGCGCCTGTTTCTGGCGCGGCTCTGGCCACATCCGCTGGCAGTGAGTAAAAAGCATATGGTGATCGCCGGACTGGGTGCGGGCATTGGCCTGGTGCTGACCAGCCTGCTGAGCCACTGGATGCTGGGCGAACTGAACCTCTGGTTTGTCGCCCCGGTTGGCGCATCAGCTGTCCTGCTTTTTGGTTTGCCTGCCAGTCCGCTGGCGCAGCCGTGGGCAATCGTTGGCGGCAACAGCCTGTCAGCGCTGGCAGGCGTCACCGTCAGTCAGCTGATACCCGATCCGGCCATCGCCTGCGGCGTCGCGGCCTGTGTGGCGATCCTGCTGATGTTCCAGCTGCGCTGTCTGCATCCGCCGGGCGGCGCGGTGGCGCTGACCGCTATTCTGGGCGGGCCATCGGTGCAGCAGCTGGGTTATCAGTTTGTCCTGACGCCAGTTCTGCTCAACTCACTGACGCTGGCTCTGCTGGCCCTGCTGTTCAACAATCTGGCCGGTCGCCGCTATCCGCATCCGCTGGCCCCTGAAGAAGTCAAACCCGAGCCGGTTGACGTGCCGGTCCCGCTGACGCGCGCCGATCTGCATCAGGCTTTACAGGGCGGCGAACTGCTGGATATTGACGAAGATGATTTGCAGGCACTGCTGCTGCGTGCGGAAGAGATTGCCCAGCGTCGTCAGTTTAGCGGCTGA
- the rsxG gene encoding electron transport complex subunit RsxG yields the protein MLETIRKNGVTLAIFAAITTAATAVVNTVTKPTVEHQTQLQQKNLLDQVVPVELYDNNIQQDCYVVTDTALGNSAPHHLFLARKGGKPVAAALETTAPDGYSGAIQMLVGADFQGKVLGVRVIEHHETPGLGDKIELRISDWINSFNGKVVQGPSDKAFAVKKDGGDFDQFTGATITPRAVVNATKRTALLMKTLPERLSSLPACGDTNE from the coding sequence ATGCTGGAAACGATTCGCAAAAATGGCGTCACGCTGGCGATTTTCGCCGCGATTACCACGGCCGCTACCGCTGTGGTGAATACGGTCACCAAACCGACGGTAGAGCATCAGACCCAGTTACAGCAGAAAAATCTGCTGGATCAGGTGGTGCCTGTCGAGCTGTATGACAACAACATCCAGCAGGATTGTTACGTTGTCACAGATACAGCGCTGGGTAACAGTGCGCCGCATCATCTCTTTCTGGCGCGTAAAGGTGGCAAACCGGTCGCGGCGGCACTGGAGACAACGGCGCCTGACGGCTATTCTGGTGCGATACAGATGCTGGTCGGTGCCGATTTCCAGGGTAAAGTACTGGGCGTGCGCGTAATCGAACACCATGAAACGCCTGGCCTGGGCGATAAGATCGAACTGCGCATCTCTGACTGGATCAACAGCTTTAATGGCAAAGTGGTTCAGGGTCCGTCTGATAAAGCCTTTGCGGTTAAAAAAGATGGCGGTGACTTCGATCAGTTTACCGGCGCCACCATTACCCCACGCGCGGTGGTCAATGCGACGAAACGCACCGCGCTGTTGATGAAAACGCTTCCGGAGAGACTCTCTTCGTTACCGGCATGTGGAGACACAAATGAGTGA